Proteins encoded within one genomic window of Mycobacteriales bacterium:
- a CDS encoding bifunctional nuclease family protein, whose translation MNEMQVVGVRVELPVNQPIVLLKEANGERYLPIWIGAVEASAIAFEQQGVKPARPMTHDLLRDVVAALGGQLESVHITEMRDQIFFADLVFASGARVSARPSDAIALALRSGATIYGEDAVLEEAGILIPDEQEDEVEKFREFLDTISPDDFAGQ comes from the coding sequence ATGAACGAGATGCAGGTCGTGGGTGTGCGAGTTGAGCTCCCGGTCAACCAGCCCATAGTGCTCCTCAAAGAGGCCAACGGAGAGCGCTATCTCCCGATCTGGATCGGCGCCGTCGAGGCCTCGGCGATCGCCTTCGAGCAGCAGGGTGTGAAGCCCGCCCGGCCCATGACGCACGACCTTCTCCGCGACGTGGTCGCGGCCCTCGGCGGTCAGCTCGAGTCGGTGCACATCACCGAGATGCGGGACCAGATCTTCTTCGCCGACCTGGTCTTCGCCAGTGGCGCCCGGGTCAGTGCCCGCCCGTCGGACGCCATCGCGCTCGCCCTGCGGTCCGGCGCGACGATCTACGGCGAGGACGCCGTCCTCGAGGAGGCCGGGATCCTCATCCCGGACGAGCAGGAGGACGAGGTGGAGAAGTTCCGCGAGTTCCTCGACACCATCTCGCCGGACGACTTCGCCGGGCAGTAG